CATCGAGCTCACCTGCTAGGTACCGCTGGCCAGCTCCAGTGATATCGTAGTTCTGGAACTCCTGCGAAAGCGGCTCCACGAGGTGCGCCTGCGTAAGCATATGACACCGCTCACGAACCCGGCCCACAGACGCCCACAGCGACACCTTCCGGGCGATATACTTCGGCGTCGACCAGCCTCCAGCACGCAGTAGTTCGAGTATCCGTTCACCCAGCGGGACCATTCATTGAGCGGGGTTGCGTGACATGATTCAGGGGGGCAACGTCG
This sequence is a window from Haloarcula salinisoli. Protein-coding genes within it:
- a CDS encoding winged helix-turn-helix domain-containing protein — translated: MVPLGERILELLRAGGWSTPKYIARKVSLWASVGRVRERCHMLTQAHLVEPLSQEFQNYDITGAGQRYLAGELDVSNLQRPTPSRVLYSD